Sequence from the Brevundimonas diminuta genome:
CGGTCTCGCCTTTGCTGATCGATACCGTCACGTTTCCGCCTCGACCTTATACGGCAAGGCTGGTAAGACCCGCGTAGGCGGTAGACCCGCCCCCTACTATAACAGAGGCGGAGGGATACCCCCCTATGCGTATGAAGACTTTCGTGCTGGCCTCCAGCGCAGCGGCCGCCCTGGCCCTGTCGGCTGGTGCTGCGTCGGCGGAACCCAATGGCTGGTACGGCGCCATCGACGCCGGCTACCACATGATCGACGATATCAACGCTGAATCGTCCACGACCGGCGCCAACTGGAACTGGGAAGTGAACGACGGTTGGGCGGCGTTCGCTCGCCTTGGCTACCGCTTCAACCCGAACTGGCGCGTTGAACTGGAAGGCGGCTACCGCTCGGGCGACATCGGCACCGTGCGCGCTGTCTCGGGCACGCAAGGCCTTTGCAACCTGACCCCGGCGACGGGCGGCTGCTTCTCGCCCGAAGGCGACATCGAATCCGCCACCCTGATGGCCAACGTCATCTATGACTTCGGCTTCGAATACTGGGGCGTTCGTCCGTTCGTCGGCCTCGGCGCCGGTGTGAACCGCGTCGACACCAACACGATCGGCGCCCTGCGCGCCAACCGTCTGGCCACCTTCGCCGCCGACGACACCTCGACCAAGTTCGCCGCTCAGGCGATCGCCGGTCTGGCCTGGGCCATCGGCGACCGCGCCAACATCGACCTGACCTACCGCTACCTGACGGGCGACGCCAACTTCGCCTCGACGACGGCCGGTACGGGCGTGGGCGCCACGCAGTTCGGCGAATGGGACGGCGACTACGATCAGTCGCACACCGTGACCCTGGGTCTGCGCTACAGCTTCGGTGCGGAAGATGCTCCCCCGCCGCCGCCGCCTCCCCCGCCCCCGCCCCCGCCGCCTCCTCCGCCCCCGCCGCCGCCTCCGCCGGTCGCTCAGACCCCGATGCCTCGCCAGTTCGTCGTCTACTTCGACTGGGATCGCTCGGACCTGACCGCAGAAGCCCGCTCGGTGGTGACGCAGGCCGCCAACTACGCCAAGTCGGGTCGTCCGACGCGCGTCCTGATCGTCGGCTACACCGACACCTCGGGTTCGGCCGCCTATAACCTGGGTCTGTCCAACCGTCGTTCGCGCACCGTCGCGGACGCGCTGGTCGCCTCGGGAGTCAACGGCGGCGTCATCGCCCTCGACGGCAAGGGCGAGACCAACCTGGCCAAGCCGACCGCCGACGGTGTGCGCGAACCGCTCAACCGTCGCGCGACCATCGATATCAACTTCTAAGACTTTCAGGAGCCGATCTGGTTCGTCCGGATCGGCTTCAACCTTCGAAGTTGTCGAAAGACAGAACGCCGCTTCCGACAGGAAGCGGCGTTTTTCTTTGCGCCGTCTCACTACTGCGTGACGCGTCTACGCAGAGAAAAGGGCGACGCCTCGCGACGCCGCCCTCAAGCATTCTGATTTTTGACGCCGATCAGCCGGTGAACGGACGGATCAGGATCTCGACCCGGCGGTTCTGCGCCTTGCCTTCGGCGGTGGCGTTCGAGGCCACCGGGTTACGCGAGCTATTACCGGCGACGTAGAGGCGTTGGGCCAGAACGCCGCGGCGAACCAGTTCAGAGGCGACGCTGCTGGCGCGGCGCTCCGACAGGGGCTGGTTGATCGCGTCGCCGCCTGAAGAGTCGGTATGGCCGATCACGTCCACCGTCGACTGGTCGTACTGCTGCAGAACGCGGGCGACATCGTCCAGCACCGGCAGGAAGCGCGGATCGATGGACGACTGGTTCGTAGCGAAGGTCACGTCCGACGGCATGCGCAGCACAAGCAGGTCGCCCTGACGCGCCACGCCCACGCCGGAACCGGACAGTTCGGCTTCCATCGCGCGTTGCTGACGATCCATATATTGACCGACCGCCGCGCCGCCCAGCGCGCCGATGCCGGCGCCGATCAGGGCGTTCTTGCGGCCCTGTTCGCCGTTCGAGGTGTTGGTCAGATAGCCGAGAACCGCGCCGCCCAACGCACCCGCGATGGCGCCGGTCCCGGTGTTGTTGCGAACCGGACCCGAACGATAGGGGTCGGTGGTGGTGCAGGCGGCTGCCCCCAGCAGGGCGGCGATGGAAACACTGGCGACGATGAACTTGGCGCGCATGGAATAGTCCCTTTCTTTTGAGCGATCTGGCGCGGAAACGTGCGCTTACTGTGAAGGTTCCAATCTGTACGAGGCATGAATGCCTTCCACGTCCGCACGCACCATGACCCTGACAAGGCCGCCGATTAGGCGTATGGGAACCGCCGCACACCCCCAAATCGAGGACGACGCCGTGAGCGTGACCCAGACGGACCATACGACCGACCGCGCCATTCAGCCGGTTTCGATGACGCAGTACGACGCCGATTTTCAAGAGTTCAGCGACGCATTGGGCGCGTCCTTCTCCCGCTATGGCTTCGCTGTCGTCGCCGACCATGGTCTGGATGAGGCGCGCATCACCGCAGCCATCGACGACGCCAAGGCCTTCTTCGCCCTGCCGGAAGAGGTGAAGCGTCAGTATCACCAGCCCGGTACCGGCGGCGCGCGCGGCTTGACCCCGTTCGGGGTCGAGGCGGCCAAGGACGCCAAAACGGTCGATCTGAAGGAATTCTGGCACGTCGGCCGGGAACTGCCCGAAGGCCATCCTTATCGCCGCTATATGCGCGACAACCTCTGGCCGACCGAGGTCGAGGGCTTCCGCGAGCATCTGTATGGCATGTTCGAGGATCTGGATGCGTTGGGCGCCAAGATCCTGCGCGCCATCGCCCGTTATCTGAAGCTGGGCGACGACTTCTTCGCGGACAAGGTGGAGATGGGCAACAGCGTCCTGCGCATGCTGCACTATCCGCCGGTTCCGGCCGATGCGCCTGGCGTGCGCGCCGGGGCGCACGAAGACATTAATGTCATCACCCTGCTGCTCGGCGCCGAAGAGGCCGGTCTTCAGCTAAAGGACAAGGACGGCAGCTGGCTCGACATCGCGCCGCCGCCCGGCGCCTTGGTCGTCAATATCGGCGACATGCTGCAACGACTGACCAACCACGTTCTGCCATCGACCACCCACCGCGTGGTCAATCCGGCGCCCGAGCGTCGCGGCTTCGCCCGCTATTCGACGCCCTTTTTCCTGCACTTCAACCCGGACTTCCCGATCGAGACCCTGCCCAGCGCCATCACGCCGGACAATCCCGATCGCTATGCGGGCAAGACCATCCTGGCCGAGGATTATCTGACCGAACGCCTGCGCGAAATCCGCCTGCTCTAGGCCGTCAGCGGGAAATCCGTAGTCGGGTGATGTCGCGTCCGATGGCCTGGAAGTCGTTGGACAGGTCCGCGCCCGACTGCGGCAGGAAGGCCTTGTCCTTGTCGGTAGCGCAGGTGCTGAGGATGTTGGCCGCGTCGCTGCCCGGTGTGATCGAGAAGCCCACGGTATAGACGATCACGCCCTTGGCCTTCATGCCGGTGCACAGTTTTGCGGCCTGATCGAACGGGTCGCCGTTCGTCGCGTCACAGGCAATCTTGTCAAAGAGGTTGCCGGACCCTGAGGCCGCATCGCGGGCGATGACGCCGCCGCAATAGGGGGTGTTGAACTCACCGTCCGTCATCAGAATGACGGCCTTCAACACCTTGGTCGGCGCATAGGCAGCGGCGGGATTGGACGACCAAAGCCCGTTGAACTGGTTAGATACGGTGTACCAACCCCAAGCCAAGCCAATCTGCCCG
This genomic interval carries:
- a CDS encoding OmpA family protein — protein: MKTFVLASSAAAALALSAGAASAEPNGWYGAIDAGYHMIDDINAESSTTGANWNWEVNDGWAAFARLGYRFNPNWRVELEGGYRSGDIGTVRAVSGTQGLCNLTPATGGCFSPEGDIESATLMANVIYDFGFEYWGVRPFVGLGAGVNRVDTNTIGALRANRLATFAADDTSTKFAAQAIAGLAWAIGDRANIDLTYRYLTGDANFASTTAGTGVGATQFGEWDGDYDQSHTVTLGLRYSFGAEDAPPPPPPPPPPPPPPPPPPPPPPPVAQTPMPRQFVVYFDWDRSDLTAEARSVVTQAANYAKSGRPTRVLIVGYTDTSGSAAYNLGLSNRRSRTVADALVASGVNGGVIALDGKGETNLAKPTADGVREPLNRRATIDINF
- a CDS encoding isopenicillin N synthase family dioxygenase, with the translated sequence MTQYDADFQEFSDALGASFSRYGFAVVADHGLDEARITAAIDDAKAFFALPEEVKRQYHQPGTGGARGLTPFGVEAAKDAKTVDLKEFWHVGRELPEGHPYRRYMRDNLWPTEVEGFREHLYGMFEDLDALGAKILRAIARYLKLGDDFFADKVEMGNSVLRMLHYPPVPADAPGVRAGAHEDINVITLLLGAEEAGLQLKDKDGSWLDIAPPPGALVVNIGDMLQRLTNHVLPSTTHRVVNPAPERRGFARYSTPFFLHFNPDFPIETLPSAITPDNPDRYAGKTILAEDYLTERLREIRLL
- a CDS encoding OmpA family protein, whose translation is MRAKFIVASVSIAALLGAAACTTTDPYRSGPVRNNTGTGAIAGALGGAVLGYLTNTSNGEQGRKNALIGAGIGALGGAAVGQYMDRQQRAMEAELSGSGVGVARQGDLLVLRMPSDVTFATNQSSIDPRFLPVLDDVARVLQQYDQSTVDVIGHTDSSGGDAINQPLSERRASSVASELVRRGVLAQRLYVAGNSSRNPVASNATAEGKAQNRRVEILIRPFTG